In a single window of the Nakaseomyces glabratus chromosome B, complete sequence genome:
- the TAL1 gene encoding sedoheptulose-7-phosphate:D-glyceraldehyde-3-phosphate transaldolase TAL1 (CAGL0B03069g~Putative transaldolase; expression upregulated in biofilm vs planktonic cell culture), translated as MSEPVQKKQKTNSSLDQLKASGTVVVADTGDFESIAKFQPQDSTTNPSLILAAAKQPAYAKLIDVAVEYGKKHGKTVEEQTEAAVDRLLVEFGKEILKIVPGRVSTEVDARLSFDKEATIAKALQIIKLYEEQGISKSRVLIKIASTWEGIQAARELESKHGIHCNLTLLFNFAQAVACAEANITLISPFVGRIMDYYKAKTGETYTGETDPGVKSVRAIYNYYKKYGYKTIVMGASFRNIDEIKALAGVDYLTISPNLLDQLLNSNDPVPKILDPATAKDEAGEKVTFVDNESAFRFALNDDAMATDKLSDGIRKFSADIITLFDMIEKKVKA; from the coding sequence atgtcTGAACCAGTTcaaaagaagcaaaagaCTAACTCTTCTCTAGACCAATTGAAGGCCTCTGGtactgttgttgttgctgaCACCGGTGACTTCGAGTCCATTGCTAAGTTCCAACCTCAGGACTCCACCACCAACCCATCTCTAATCTTGGCCGCTGCTAAGCAACCAGCTTACGCCAAGTTGATCGACGTTGCTGTTGAGTACGGTAAGAAGCACGGTAAGACCGTCGAGGAACAAACCGAAGCCGCTGTCGACAGACTGCTTGTGGAATTCGGTAAGGAAATCTTAAAGATCGTTCCAGGCAGAGTCTCCACCGAGGTTGACGCCCGTCTATCCTTCGACAAGGAGGCCACCATCGCCAAGGCTCTACAAATTATCAAGCTATACGAAGAACAAGGTATCTCCAAGTCCCGTGTCTTGATTAAGATTGCCTCCACCTGGGAAGGTATCCAAGCCGCTAGAGAACTAGAGAGCAAGCACGGTATCCACTGTAACTTGACTCTGCTGTTCAACTTCGCCCAAGCTGTCGCCTGTGCCGAGGCCAACATCACCTTGATTTCCCCATTCGTCGGTAGAATCATGGACTACTACAAGGCCAAGACCGGTGAAACTTACACTGGTGAAACCGACCCAGGTGTCAAGTCTGTCAGAGCCATCTACAACTACTACAAGAAGTACGGTTACAAGACCATCGTCATGGGTGCTTCTTTCAGAAACATAGATGAAATCAAGGCCCTAGCCGGTGTTGACTACTTGACCATCTCTCCAAACTTGCTAGACCAACTATTGAACTCTAACGACCCAGTTCCAAAGATCCTAGACCCAGCCACCGCCAAGGACGAAGCTGGTGAGAAGGTCACTTTCGTCGACAACGAATCTGCTTTCAGATTCGCTCTAAACGACGACGCCATGGCCACCGACAAGTTGTCTGACGGTATCAGAAAGTTCTCTGCTGATATCATCACTTTGTTCGACATGATTGAAAAGAAGGTTAAGGCTTAA
- the ILV5 gene encoding ketol-acid reductoisomerase (CAGL0B03047g~Ketol-acid reducto-isomerase; mass spectrometry data indicates this gene is likely to be protein-coding) yields the protein MIRAQASRLICNSRVITSKRTFALAARAASMRPAASLMAQKSIKPIVATRGIKQINFGGTVETVYERADWPREKLLNYFANDTFALIGYGSQGYGQGLNLRDNGLNVIIGVRKDGASWKAAIEDGWVPGENLFEVEEAVKKGTYVMNLLSDAAQSETWNSLKPLLTKGKTLYFSHGFSPVFKDLTHVEPPKDIDVILVAPKGSGRTVRSLFKEGRGINSSYAVWNDVSGKAHEKAQALAVAVGSGYVYQTTFEKEVNSDLYGERGCLMGGIHGMFLAQYEVLRENGHSPSEAFNETVEEATQSLYPLIGKYGMDYMYDACSTTARRGALDWYPIFKDALKPVFQDLYESTKNGSETKRSLEFNSQPDYREKLESELQTIRDMEIWRVGKEVRKLRPENQ from the coding sequence ATGATCAGAGCTCAAGCTTCCAGATTGATCTGCAACTCTCGTGTTATCACTTCCAAGAGAACTTTTGCCTTGGCTGCCCGTGCTGCTTCTATGAGACCAGCTGCTTCCTTGATGGCTCAAAAGTCTATCAAGCCAATTGTCGCTACTCGTGGTATCAAGCAAATTAACTTCGGTGGTACCGTTGAAACTGTGTACGAACGTGCTGACTGGCCACGTGAGAAGTTGTTGAACTACTTCGCCAACGACACTTTCGCTTTGATCGGTTACGGTTCCCAAGGTTACGGTCAAGGTTTGAACCTAAGAGACAACGGTCTAAACGTCATCATTGGTGTCCGTAAGGACGGTGCCTCTTGGAAGGCTGCCATTGAAGACGGTTGGGTCCCAGGTGAGAACTTGTTcgaagttgaagaagccGTCAAGAAGGGTACTTACGTCATGAACTTGTTGTCTGACGCTGCTCAATCCGAGACCTGGAACTCTTTGAAGCCTCTATTGACCAAGGGTAAGACTTTGTACTTCTCCCACGGTTTCTCTCCAGTCTTCAAGGACTTGACCCACGTTGAGCCACCAAAGGACATCGATGTCATCTTGGTCGCTCCAAAGGGTTCCGGTAGAACCGTCAGATCTTTGTTCAAGGAAGGTCGTGGTATCAACTCCTCTTACGCTGTCTGGAACGATGTTTCCGGTAAGGCCCACGAAAAGGCTCAAGCTTTGGCTGTCGCCGTCGGTTCCGGTTACGTCTACCAAACCACTTTCGAAAAGGAAGTCAACAGTGACTTGTACGGTGAAAGAGGTTGTCTAATGGGTGGTATCCACGGTATGTTCTTGGCTCAATACGAAGTCCTAAGAGAGAACGGTCACTCCCCAAGTGAAGCCTTCAACGAAACCGTCGAAGAAGCTACTCAATCCTTGTACCCATTGATCGGTAAGTACGGTATGGACTACATGTACGATGCTTGTTCCACCACTGCTAGACGTGGTGCTTTGGACTGGTACCCAATCTTCAAGGACGCCTTGAAGCCTGTCTTCCAAGACCTATACGAATCTACCAAGAACGGTAGTGAAACCAAGAGATCCTTGGAATTCAACTCTCAACCAGACTACAGAGAGAAGCTAGAATCTGAATTGCAAACCATCAGAGACATGGAAATATGGAGAGTTGGTAAGGAAGTCAGAAAGTTGAGACCAGAAAACCAATAA
- a CDS encoding uncharacterized protein (CAGL0B03014g~Has domain(s) with predicted transferase activity, transferring glycosyl groups activity and role in protein glycosylation), giving the protein MIHSELVVRLDNPSLESPNTEQEKALSSYYTYGGLHYADNGVYVINKKQAFEGLLGAATLLSHKKYRRCSDGENEFMWLGMFTVGNNFVSDSIDAGILGEIKLESEGPRRGYAYVCGTQVSHSDDVGRLVWSKDGLVTCKFENAAHEDFSRDSQYFTDRYLDEHNLDEIYKSKLNINGFIVPDTRKNPWKQISECRATMYCAYIPHLKSNTDDEGGILASFGGGYLTHIKDVVNARLEPSERERRELQAKIDKERQELEQIEHQLEEVGHIVR; this is encoded by the coding sequence ATGATTCATTCGGAACTAGTAGTTAGACTTGACAACCCATCGCTAGAGTCACCTAATACTGAACAAGAAAAGGCATTGAGCTCTTATTACACATATGGCGGCCTTCACTATGCCGACAATGGTGTTTATGTGATTAATAAGAAACAAGCCTTTGAAGGACTATTGGGAGCTGCGACTTTGCTAAGTCATAAAAAATACAGACGTTGTTCTGATGGTGAAAATGAGTTCATGTGGCTAGGTATGTTCACCGTGGGTAATAATTTTGTGAGCGATTCAATCGATGCAGGTATATTGGGTGAAATAAAACTGGAGAGCGAAGGCCCAAGAAGAGGCTATGCATATGTGTGTGGTACGCAAGTGTCCCACAGTGATGATGTGGGTAGACTGGTATGGAGTAAAGATGGACTTGTCACTTGTAAGTTTGAGAACGCTGCTCACGAAGACTTTTCACGTGACTCCCAATATTTCACCGATAGGTATTTGGATGAGCATAACCTGGATGAGATATACAAGAGCAAATTGAACATCAATGGGTTTATTGTTCCAGACACCAGAAAGAATCCTTGGAAACAGATCTCAGAATGTCGTGCGACTATGTACTGTGCGTATATCCCGCACCTAAAATCTAACActgatgatgaaggtgGTATTCTCGCCAGTTTTGGTGGTGGTTATCTAACGCATATCAAAGATGTCGTGAATGCAAGATTAGAACCATCTGAAAGAGAGAGAAGAGAATTGCAGGCCAAGATTGATAAAGAGAGACAAGAACTGGAACAGATAGAGCATCAACTAGAAGAAGTCGGTCACATTGTAAGATAG
- a CDS encoding uncharacterized protein (CAGL0B02981g~Protein of unknown function), translated as MQKMWMLLRTRHWTARLSKKHYYVLGVVATVLLLLHTLKAYHGKVALRPVLSRPHVEGYEYTLPGASQKSAFRFLDLAHLETLAAESSPGSGLFKKATEAQRDLAMFKEWASLSRMDQCRLLVKGIYVTDPQWSTKELFGIETVSDDSRAELALALERLRIYNYCFKHESSVTPYELFHSMTLPREVMAKMDLPPYERMNKKQLALALAVDYQRRMFPFLKKTGASFGKYLHPKLINLRTGKMSNQPTVKSALHEYNSNFIQHWVRQSYGRGIVIPMDYTDLKELYHNLKVWQTLKNTLPIQLVFSNTVVTAEVQEILFEYAQETKQIFISLTWSQYWMCSMYMISTLQPHQRYWHLCLTHLKRHWLWSQMYLSS; from the coding sequence atgcaaaagaTGTGGATGCTCTTGAGGACAAGACATTGGACAGCGAGGTTGTCCAAGAAACATTACTATGTACTCGGTGTGGTAGCCACTGTCCTGCTGCTGTTGCACACCTTGAAGGCGTACCACGGCAAGGTAGCGCTAAGGCCCGTGCTGTCCAGACCGCATGTAGAAGGCTACGAATATACATTGCCTGGCGCATCTCAGAAATCAGCTTTCAGATTCTTGGACTTGGCACACTTGGAGACGCTGGCAGCTGAATCGAGCCCTGGGTCAGGATTGTTCAAAAAGGCGACGGAAGCACAGCGGGACCTTGCCATGTTCAAAGAATGGGCCTCACTCTCACGCATGGACCAGTGCAGATTGCTCGTCAAAGGCATATACGTCACAGACCCACAATGGTCCACGAAGGAATTGTTTGGTATCGAGACAGTTTCCGATGACTCAAGAGCTGAGTTGGCTCTGGCCCTCGAACGGCTGAGGATATATAACTATTGCTTCAAGCACGAGAGCTCGGTGACCCCGTATGAGTTGTTTCATTCAATGACCCTCCCAAGAGAGGTAATGGCGAAGATGGACCTACCGCCATATGAGCGCATGAACAAGAAACAACTGGCGCTGGCGCTGGCAGTAGATTATCAGCGCCGTATGTTCCCCTTCTTGAAAAAGACTGGCGCATCCTTTGGTAAATACTTGCATCCAAAGCTAATCAACTTGCGCACAGGTAAGATGTCAAATCAACCAACGGTTAAGAGTGCTTTGCATGAATACAACAGTAATTTCATACAGCATTGGGTTAGGCAGTCTTATGGTAGGGGTATTGTCATCCCAATGGATTATACCGACTTGAAGGAGTTGTACCATAACTTGAAAGTATGGCAGACCTTGAAAAATACATTGCCAATCCAATTGGTTTTCTCTAATACAGTGGTTACCGCAGAAGTACAAGAGATACTCTTTGAGTACGCTCAAGAAACTAAGCAGATCTTTATATCGTTGACTTGGAGCCAATACTGGATGTGCTCTATGTACATGATCAGCACACTCCAGCCACATCAAAGGTACTGGCATCTATGTTTAACACATTTGAAGAGGCATTGGTTATGGAGCCAGATGtatctttcttcttaa